In one window of Paraflavitalea soli DNA:
- a CDS encoding RagB/SusD family nutrient uptake outer membrane protein, whose amino-acid sequence MTLSINKSFFYLLIITGLMSSSCEKYLDVKPVKTVVVPTKLKDLQALMDNYDIINQKYPALLELPSDDYYISSTDWNAAWITERLNYVWDKDVTYLASYKYVYQIVNFANVVLDELESGKFDQFKSDPEYQNIKGQALFCRSFAFYHLAQLYCKPYGPTAGDDLGIILRIVPDIEQKSVRSTVKQTYDQIIGDLKMAIELLPSTALAKSRPNKAAANGALARTYLSMRDYENAGKYADACLKENGALMDYNQLDINAFPPIERFNVETVYYCYMDYISLFFDPSGKIDTTLYASYDAKDLRKSIFFFENGDGTQSYKGSYDGTSYYGTLFNGIATDEMYLIRAESYARAGNTAAALTDLNKLLEKRWKKNEFTPVNAGSPTAALDLILEHRRKELVFRGLRWTDIRRLNLEGRNITLKRIIDGTSYVLPPNDLRAVMLFPQEVIDLSGISQNPR is encoded by the coding sequence ATGACTTTATCAATAAATAAATCTTTTTTTTATCTGTTAATTATAACCGGATTGATGAGTTCCAGTTGTGAAAAATACCTGGATGTAAAACCTGTCAAAACAGTGGTTGTACCCACTAAGTTGAAGGATTTACAAGCGCTGATGGATAACTATGATATTATAAATCAGAAGTATCCCGCCTTATTGGAATTGCCTTCTGATGATTATTATATTAGTTCGACAGACTGGAATGCAGCCTGGATAACAGAGCGTTTAAATTATGTGTGGGACAAGGATGTAACCTATCTCGCAAGTTATAAGTATGTATACCAGATTGTTAACTTTGCGAACGTTGTTCTGGATGAATTGGAGAGTGGTAAATTTGACCAGTTTAAGTCAGATCCCGAGTATCAAAATATTAAGGGACAAGCACTTTTTTGCAGGTCATTTGCTTTCTACCACCTAGCCCAGTTGTATTGTAAACCTTATGGTCCGACTGCCGGAGACGATCTTGGAATTATCTTAAGAATTGTTCCGGACATTGAGCAAAAGTCTGTTCGTTCAACTGTAAAGCAGACGTATGATCAGATCATTGGCGACTTAAAAATGGCTATAGAGCTGCTTCCAAGTACTGCCTTAGCTAAATCGAGGCCTAACAAAGCTGCTGCCAACGGCGCCTTGGCAAGAACTTATCTTTCGATGAGAGATTATGAAAATGCCGGGAAATATGCTGATGCCTGTTTGAAAGAAAACGGAGCATTGATGGATTACAATCAACTCGATATTAATGCATTTCCACCCATTGAGCGTTTCAATGTGGAAACAGTCTATTATTGTTACATGGATTATATCAGCCTGTTCTTTGATCCGTCGGGCAAAATTGATACGACATTGTATGCGAGTTATGATGCAAAGGATTTAAGAAAGTCAATTTTTTTCTTTGAGAATGGAGATGGAACGCAGAGCTACAAGGGTAGCTACGATGGCACTTCCTATTATGGAACACTTTTTAACGGTATTGCTACAGACGAAATGTACCTGATCCGCGCAGAGTCTTATGCAAGGGCCGGCAATACCGCTGCTGCTTTGACAGATCTGAACAAGTTATTAGAAAAAAGATGGAAAAAGAATGAGTTTACACCTGTAAATGCCGGATCGCCAACTGCGGCCTTGGATCTGATTCTTGAGCACCGCAGGAAAGAGTTGGTATTTAGGGGGTTACGATGGACGGATATACGGCGGTTAAATTTGGAAGGTAGAAATATTACGTTGAAAAGAATAATTGACGGAACGTCCTATGTATTGCCTCCCAATGATCTTCGAGCGGTAATGCTATTTCCTCAGGAGGTGATTGATCTATCTGGTATATCTCAAAACCCGAGATAG
- a CDS encoding zinc-dependent metalloprotease produces the protein MTVIRNAFYCLVLLVIVSCQESRSVANGQRPVTAMGKTVIKDSLKTFLKASAVADEGVFTIYRDSAHYYFEIKDSLLNRDFLVVNRVSQAPAMGPEPSSRRWLYAGDIIGEQVIRFEKGPNNKLFLKKVYFEEMSRDSSENGLFEAVSKSSFLPIVYSFDIKDTGRHGGMLIDVTDVLSADNDIFFFSSGMKKLIRLGGLERDRSYISKVSSFPLNVEIKAVKTYAGVDGGTTSYELNSSIVILPERPMIPRYSDARIGYFVANFYDYDLKKQSVNKSNIITRWRLEVKDGDWDKYKAGILVEPKKPIVFYIDPTTPKKWVPYLIQGVNDWQRAFEKAGFKNAIYALEAPVNDEEWSIEDARHNAIVYKPSTTMNASGPHVHDPRSGEIIESHINWYHNVLKLLRNWYFIQASAIDPQARFMEFSDTLMGNLIRFVSSHEVGHTLGLMHNFGASSTVPVDSLRNKKWVEKNGHTPSIMDYARFNYVAQPEDSIGEAGIFPRIGKYDEWAIEWGYRQMPALTEKQEIDSLNKWIVTKVDSDPKLYFGYETDEFNPKAQSEDLGDNAMQANRYGIENLKRIAKNLVSWTTKGNENYDDLAELYPELIAQYKRYLFHVATYIGGQVHYQRSPSQPGPRKVFVPMQKQQEALAFLKDQIFSTPQWLVDVDKGVFPLIGGAGFGNVSKIQADVLEKIMSHAIFCNLLWAQSNTRERGYSLDNYLADLRGIIWSELKSNKPIDMYRRNLQKLYVERLSILINFKTSANRFEANGPFSQTSISTDILSILKGEVRALRSEIGISRNKATDKLSKLHLIDLWERLGTIIDDGSK, from the coding sequence ATGACCGTTATAAGAAATGCATTTTATTGCCTGGTTTTGCTGGTGATTGTTTCCTGCCAGGAGAGCCGTTCTGTTGCAAATGGGCAACGACCAGTTACTGCGATGGGAAAGACTGTTATAAAGGACAGTTTAAAAACTTTTTTAAAGGCAAGTGCCGTTGCTGATGAAGGGGTTTTTACCATCTACCGTGACAGCGCCCATTATTATTTCGAAATTAAGGATTCCTTACTGAACAGAGATTTCCTGGTGGTGAATAGGGTAAGCCAGGCTCCTGCTATGGGGCCGGAACCTTCATCCAGAAGGTGGCTGTATGCAGGGGACATAATCGGCGAGCAAGTGATACGTTTTGAAAAAGGCCCGAACAACAAATTGTTTTTAAAGAAAGTATATTTTGAGGAAATGTCCCGGGATTCTTCCGAGAACGGACTTTTCGAGGCTGTTTCGAAATCCAGTTTCCTGCCCATAGTTTATTCATTTGATATTAAGGATACTGGGCGTCATGGCGGGATGCTGATAGATGTTACAGATGTTCTTTCTGCCGATAATGATATTTTCTTTTTCTCGTCGGGGATGAAGAAGTTAATTCGTTTAGGAGGATTGGAAAGGGATAGATCTTATATCAGTAAGGTCAGTTCTTTCCCGTTAAATGTAGAAATTAAAGCTGTTAAGACCTATGCAGGAGTAGACGGTGGAACCACCAGCTACGAACTGAATAGTTCGATCGTTATCCTGCCTGAGAGGCCGATGATCCCGAGGTATTCTGATGCACGTATAGGTTATTTTGTGGCCAACTTTTATGATTATGACCTGAAGAAGCAAAGTGTTAATAAATCTAACATCATCACCAGGTGGCGCCTGGAAGTGAAGGATGGTGATTGGGACAAATACAAGGCTGGTATTCTGGTAGAACCAAAGAAGCCCATTGTTTTTTACATTGACCCTACAACCCCTAAAAAATGGGTGCCATACCTCATTCAAGGTGTTAATGATTGGCAAAGAGCCTTTGAAAAGGCTGGGTTTAAAAATGCTATTTATGCTTTGGAAGCTCCTGTAAATGATGAGGAATGGAGTATTGAGGATGCCAGGCATAATGCCATTGTATATAAGCCATCTACGACTATGAATGCCAGTGGCCCGCATGTGCATGATCCCCGTTCAGGAGAAATTATTGAAAGCCATATCAACTGGTATCATAATGTACTAAAATTACTCAGGAATTGGTATTTTATCCAGGCTTCGGCTATAGATCCTCAGGCAAGGTTTATGGAATTTTCCGATACATTAATGGGTAATCTTATCCGGTTTGTTTCGTCTCATGAGGTTGGGCATACGCTGGGACTTATGCATAACTTCGGCGCCTCTTCCACTGTGCCGGTAGATAGCTTGAGAAATAAAAAATGGGTGGAAAAGAATGGGCATACGCCATCGATCATGGATTATGCACGTTTCAATTATGTAGCTCAACCTGAAGATTCAATCGGAGAAGCAGGTATATTTCCCCGTATAGGAAAATATGACGAGTGGGCTATTGAGTGGGGGTACAGGCAAATGCCGGCTCTAACTGAAAAGCAGGAAATTGATTCCTTAAACAAATGGATTGTAACAAAGGTAGACAGTGATCCCAAGCTGTACTTTGGGTATGAAACTGATGAGTTTAATCCCAAAGCTCAGTCTGAAGACCTGGGTGATAATGCCATGCAGGCCAACCGATATGGCATAGAAAACCTGAAGCGCATTGCTAAAAACCTGGTTTCCTGGACCACTAAAGGGAATGAAAATTACGATGATTTGGCAGAGTTATATCCTGAACTTATTGCTCAATACAAACGGTATTTATTTCATGTGGCTACCTATATAGGCGGGCAAGTCCATTATCAAAGAAGCCCGAGTCAACCCGGGCCGCGAAAGGTGTTTGTACCCATGCAAAAACAACAAGAGGCTTTGGCTTTCCTGAAAGACCAAATCTTTTCTACTCCACAGTGGCTTGTTGATGTAGATAAGGGGGTATTCCCATTAATTGGAGGCGCCGGATTTGGTAATGTCAGTAAAATTCAAGCAGATGTATTGGAGAAAATTATGTCGCATGCCATCTTTTGTAATTTATTATGGGCGCAATCTAACACTAGAGAGAGAGGATATTCCCTGGATAATTACCTGGCCGATTTGAGAGGCATTATCTGGAGTGAGTTAAAAAGTAATAAACCCATTGATATGTACCGACGCAATTTGCAAAAATTGTATGTTGAAAGGTTATCGATTTTAATCAACTTTAAAACATCGGCTAATAGATTTGAAGCTAATGGCCCATTTAGTCAAACAAGCATAAGTACTGATATTCTTTCCATTCTAAAAGGTGAGGTACGGGCATTGCGTAGTGAGATTGGTATTTCCAGGAACAAGGCCACTGACAAGCTAAGTAAGCTACACCTGATAGATTTGTGGGAGAGATTAGGAACCATAATTGACGACGGGTCGAAATAA
- a CDS encoding MauE/DoxX family redox-associated membrane protein, with protein MKKMIITDCIAWTLILFLFHIAVTKISHPAATRFEIGLTPQFAPYASSLTWILSVAEIIIALLLMFKRFRMIGFWALMFLSTLYTVLMLTITQDMPHFRGGFLHQLSFNNHLGINITIFLLSLIGALITLRLKQKQSLNSYTPIPG; from the coding sequence ATGAAAAAAATGATTATAACAGATTGTATTGCATGGACTCTCATACTTTTTTTGTTTCATATCGCTGTTACCAAGATCTCTCACCCGGCAGCTACCAGGTTCGAAATAGGTTTAACTCCTCAATTTGCTCCATATGCGAGTAGTTTAACCTGGATTCTTTCTGTTGCTGAAATAATTATCGCGTTACTCTTAATGTTCAAACGATTTCGGATGATCGGTTTCTGGGCACTTATGTTTTTATCAACGTTATATACCGTTTTGATGCTCACCATTACGCAGGATATGCCTCATTTCCGGGGAGGGTTTCTTCATCAACTGTCATTTAATAATCACCTGGGTATAAATATCACGATCTTTCTATTGTCTTTAATTGGAGCGTTAATCACACTCCGCCTTAAACAAAAACAATCTCTTAATAGTTACACCCCTATTCCTGGCTGA
- a CDS encoding helix-turn-helix domain-containing protein — protein MKEVSTLSHQDLEKVLEAARIIENNLKYHYRIPELAEKLLINKNKLKEDFKTAFGIGPYAFLLQKRLEKAKILLMADVNIRSIALSLGFVGYHAETNFIKFFKKNMHQPPAAWRRDQLKNGRIEEANKQSA, from the coding sequence ATGAAAGAAGTATCAACCTTGTCTCACCAGGACCTGGAAAAGGTGCTGGAAGCCGCCCGTATTATTGAAAATAATCTCAAGTACCATTACAGGATTCCCGAACTCGCGGAAAAACTCCTGATCAACAAAAACAAATTAAAGGAAGATTTCAAAACTGCATTTGGAATAGGACCCTATGCCTTCCTATTACAAAAACGCCTGGAGAAAGCCAAAATACTCTTAATGGCCGATGTGAATATTCGGAGTATTGCCTTATCCCTGGGCTTTGTAGGGTACCATGCAGAGACCAACTTTATAAAGTTCTTTAAGAAAAACATGCACCAACCACCGGCCGCATGGCGCAGGGATCAGTTGAAAAATGGAAGGATCGAAGAAGCGAATAAACAGTCTGCATAA
- a CDS encoding DUF481 domain-containing protein, which produces MDLQSTQNLYFSLTQKGRIRHDEQIKLTWKLITDFSLNLTLYDNYDSQPPGENATTVDYGIVFGISYSFSR; this is translated from the coding sequence ATGGATCTGCAAAGTACGCAGAATCTTTATTTTAGTCTAACCCAGAAAGGGCGCATCCGGCACGATGAGCAGATTAAACTCACCTGGAAACTCATCACCGATTTCAGTCTCAACCTCACGTTGTACGACAACTACGATTCACAGCCGCCTGGCGAAAATGCCACCACGGTCGATTATGGGATTGTGTTCGGCATCTCCTATTCCTTTTCGCGGTAA
- a CDS encoding DUF4382 domain-containing protein — protein sequence MKPLRYLIPVAIVTSLAIACKKDDNNTTDLRIRLTDNPYNATEVNVDIKQVRVNLQDDSTGWVNLETRAGIYNLLDFQNGIDTLIAQSIVPTGTLKEVRFVLGSENSIKIDNTLYPLSIPSGSESGLKIKLNKHLNAHADSLVIDFDAALSILQTGTGEYKLKPVLKIK from the coding sequence ATGAAACCCTTACGTTATTTAATTCCTGTAGCTATTGTAACCAGCCTGGCCATAGCCTGTAAAAAGGACGATAACAATACTACTGATCTAAGGATCAGGCTTACCGACAATCCCTACAATGCTACCGAAGTCAATGTTGATATTAAGCAGGTGCGTGTTAACCTGCAGGATGATTCTACCGGCTGGGTAAACCTCGAAACAAGGGCCGGCATTTACAACCTGCTCGATTTTCAAAATGGCATTGACACCCTTATAGCCCAAAGCATCGTTCCGACCGGCACCTTAAAGGAAGTAAGATTTGTATTGGGCAGTGAGAACAGCATTAAGATCGACAATACCCTGTATCCCCTCTCTATACCCAGTGGCAGTGAATCGGGATTGAAGATCAAACTGAATAAACACCTGAATGCTCATGCAGATTCTCTGGTCATTGATTTTGACGCCGCACTATCGATATTGCAAACAGGTACAGGAGAATACAAACTGAAGCCTGTATTGAAAATAAAATAG